Proteins encoded together in one Chitinophaga lutea window:
- a CDS encoding carboxymuconolactone decarboxylase family protein, translated as MEARISMQEMPNGFIESLLKVGGYIRKSGLDSKLQELINYRVSQINGCAFCLDMHHKDAIHAGETEQRLHGLAAWRETPYYTEEERAALAFAEELTVKCEVSDEVYDHLAEYYSKAEIAHISLAVGMINTWNRLNKAFRTIAGNYQPNTIWQ; from the coding sequence ATGGAAGCAAGAATCTCCATGCAGGAAATGCCCAATGGCTTTATCGAATCCCTTTTGAAAGTAGGCGGTTACATCCGTAAATCTGGCCTCGACAGCAAATTACAGGAGCTGATCAACTACCGCGTGTCCCAGATCAACGGCTGCGCGTTCTGCCTCGATATGCACCATAAAGACGCCATCCATGCGGGTGAAACCGAACAACGCCTTCACGGCCTCGCTGCCTGGCGCGAAACGCCGTATTACACCGAAGAGGAAAGAGCGGCCCTGGCTTTCGCAGAAGAACTGACCGTTAAATGCGAAGTAAGCGATGAAGTGTACGATCACCTCGCGGAATATTACTCCAAAGCGGAGATCGCCCACATCTCCCTGGCGGTAGGCATGATCAACACCTGGAACAGGCTCAACAAGGCTTTCCGCACCATCGCCGGCAACTATCAGCCGAATACCATATGGCAATAA
- a CDS encoding DMT family transporter, with translation MDRNLLKGILFVGIGAASYGVLATLVRLAYNQGYSVTEVTYAQYLVGLVVMGCLWLFRKPSPAPQPARERNDVLKLIAGGTSYGLTGVFYYLSVQYIPVSICVILLMQTIWMGVVLESLLAARWPGLNKIIAVIVVLLGTVLATNVLSAHGSPSAIGVLWGLAAAVMYTISLYVSNSVATGMPSEKKGFFILLGGTVMVVAVGLFNMPPQFQLSIFWTWGLLLALFGTILPPLLFNVGFPKTGIGLGAIIIAIEIPVSVSMAWLLLHERVNGWQWFGIVLIIVSIILMNIHLLRKELARAKA, from the coding sequence ATGGACAGGAATTTATTAAAAGGCATCTTATTCGTAGGTATTGGCGCGGCAAGTTACGGTGTACTGGCTACCCTGGTGAGGCTGGCCTATAACCAGGGATATTCGGTAACGGAAGTGACTTACGCCCAGTACCTCGTGGGCCTGGTGGTGATGGGCTGTTTGTGGCTGTTCAGGAAACCTTCGCCGGCGCCGCAACCGGCCAGGGAACGGAACGATGTGCTGAAGCTCATCGCGGGCGGCACCAGCTACGGCCTTACGGGCGTATTTTATTATCTCTCCGTACAATATATCCCGGTGTCGATATGCGTCATCCTGCTCATGCAGACCATCTGGATGGGCGTGGTGCTGGAAAGCCTGCTGGCGGCGCGATGGCCCGGGCTGAACAAGATCATCGCGGTTATCGTGGTATTGCTGGGTACCGTGCTCGCTACCAATGTATTGTCTGCCCACGGCAGCCCCAGCGCCATCGGGGTGCTGTGGGGCCTGGCGGCGGCGGTCATGTATACCATTTCGTTATATGTTTCCAACAGCGTGGCCACCGGCATGCCATCGGAAAAGAAAGGATTTTTTATCCTCCTGGGTGGTACAGTGATGGTGGTAGCGGTTGGATTGTTCAACATGCCGCCGCAGTTCCAGCTGTCGATTTTCTGGACCTGGGGACTGCTGCTGGCGCTGTTCGGCACCATTCTGCCCCCGCTGCTGTTCAACGTCGGGTTCCCGAAAACGGGCATCGGCCTGGGCGCCATCATCATCGCCATCGAAATACCGGTATCGGTCAGCATGGCCTGGCTGCTCCTCCACGAACGGGTGAACGGCTGGCAATGGTTCGGCATCGTGCTCATCATCGTGTCCATCATTCTCATGAACATCCACCTGCTCCGCAAAGAACTGGCCAGGGCAAAAGCATAA
- a CDS encoding DinB family protein has product MEKKNSISSLIALHDLHTGLFPNVIDGISDKDAHNRLNTPANHVAWLTNNMVQLRLRLADVAGVALDAAQKAFLDNFKSIQDGVTYPPLADYKKDWDKITPALRDKLASLTEEQLDEMVAIPGMGDKEKLSGIIGFFIYMESYGIGQIGLWRRLLGYPAMKYPGQ; this is encoded by the coding sequence ATGGAAAAGAAAAACTCAATCAGCAGCCTCATTGCCCTCCACGACCTGCACACAGGGCTGTTTCCCAATGTCATAGACGGTATTTCCGATAAAGACGCCCATAACCGCCTCAACACACCGGCCAATCACGTGGCCTGGCTGACCAACAATATGGTGCAGCTGCGCCTGAGGCTGGCAGACGTAGCCGGCGTGGCGCTCGATGCAGCGCAGAAGGCCTTCCTCGACAACTTCAAAAGTATCCAGGATGGTGTTACCTATCCGCCGCTGGCGGACTATAAAAAAGACTGGGACAAGATCACTCCCGCGCTGCGCGATAAACTGGCCTCCCTCACCGAAGAACAACTGGATGAAATGGTCGCCATTCCCGGGATGGGCGATAAGGAAAAACTCTCCGGCATCATCGGCTTCTTTATATACATGGAATCCTACGGTATCGGCCAGATCGGATTGTGGAGAAGATTGCTGGGATATCCGGCGATGAAATATCCGGGCCAGTAA